Below is a genomic region from Pseudazoarcus pumilus.
CCCATATACCGGCAGCCACTGCCAGCGCGTTCCGGCGCTGACCAAGATGATCGCCGAGGCCGCGCACGAGACCCGCCAGGGCCCGTTGGCCGGATTCCATCTCGGCGAGGACGACCGCGAGGCCCTGCACATCGCCGCCTGGCTGCACGATTGCGGCAAGATCACCACCCCCGAGCACGTCGTCGACAAGGCCACCAAGCTCGAGTGCATCTACGATCGCATCCACGAGATCCGCATGCGCTTCGAGGTACTCAAGCGCGACGCGCACATCAATGCGCTCGAGGCCCGTCTCGCCGGCGAGGACGCACAGGCGGTGGCGGCGCGGCTGGAGACCACGCTGGCGGAGATCGACGAGGAGTTCGCCTTCGTCGCTGCCTGCAACCGGGGCGGCGAATCCATGGACGACGCGGCGGTGGAGCGCCTGCGCCGCATCGCTGCGCGCACCTGGAAGCGCACCATCGACGATCGGCTGGGCATCTCGCGCGAAGAGGAGGAGTTGCGCGCACCGTATCCACCGCAGCCGCTGCCCGCCGAGGAGTCGCTGCTCGCCGATCTGCCCTGGCACCGTGTCGAGCGCCCGGAGTCCGAACGCATCGCCGAGGACAATCCCTGGGGCTTCGCGATGGAGGTGCCGCGACACCGCTTCGACCGTGGCGAACTGCACAACCTGTCGGTACGCCGCGGCACGCTGACCGACGAGGACCGCTACATCATCAATCACCACATCGTGCAGACCATCATGATGCTCACGCGGCTGCCGTTTCCGCGCCATCTGGCCAACGTGCCGGAGATCGCCGGGGGGCACCACGAGCGCATGGACGGGCGCGGCTATCCGCGGCGGCTGAAGCGCGAGGACATGAGCGTGCTCGCGCGCGCGATGGCTGTGGCCGACGTCTTCGAGGCCCTGACCGCTGCCGATCGTCCGTACAAGGCGCCCAAGACCCTGTCCGAGTCCGTGGCGATCATGGCGCGCATGGCGTCGGACGGCCATCTCGATCCGGATCTGTTCGCGCTCTTCCTCGATTCGGGCATCTACCGCAGCTACGCCGAGCGCTTCCTCGACGCCGCGCAGATCGACGAGGTCGACGTCGGCGCCATGCTCGGCCTGGCCGGGCTGCGCACTGTGTAGCCTGCTTCGGGCAGCAGCGGGGCAGCCTGCGTACAATCCCGGCATCGTTCACAGGAGATGCCGGACCGATGCCGTGGATGGAATGGATGCGCGCGCACGCGCCCGAGCTGACGCTGGCTGCGCTCGCCGTGGTGTTCGTCATGCTCGCGTGGCTCGCGCTGCGTGGCGCACGCGCGGAGCGGCGCCTGACGCAGCGTCTCGTCGATACGCTGGATGCGCGTTTCGATGAGCTGTCGGATCACTGGCAGGCCGGACAGGAGCGTCAGACCGATCGGCTCGCCGACCGCACCGAGCATGCCAGCGAGCGCGTGCGCGCGACGCTGGACCGTGAGGTTTCCGCGCTGCGCGAGGCCTTTCATGCCTTCGATGCGGCGATGCAGGCGCGCCTGGCCGAACAGCGCGAGCAGGCCGCGCAGCGTTTCGCCGAGGCCGCCGGCGCATCGGCGGCGGCGCATGAACGATTGCGCGCCGAATTGCTCGATCAGGTGCTCACACGCTTGGCCGAGCAGGCCCGTGCCGACCGCGAACTGCTGCAGGGCGGGCTGTCGGGCGTGTCGCGCACGCTCGACGAGCGCCTCGAATCGATCGCGGGGCACGTGAACCAGCGTCTGGACGAGGGCTTTCGCAAGACCAACGAGACCTTCGCCAACGTGATGGCGCGGTTGGCTACCATCGACGAGGCGCAGAAGAAGATCGACGGCCTCACGACAAGCGTGGTGGGCTTGCAGGATCTGCTCGGCGACAAGCGTGCGCGCGGCGCCTTCGGCGAGGTGCAGCTCGAAGGCCTGGTGCGCAACCTGTTGCCGCCGGATTCCTACGCCTTCCAGTACACCCTGCCCAACGGCACGCGCGCCGATTGCGTGCTGCACCTGCCCGCGCCCACCGGCATGGTGTGCGTGGACGCCAAGTTCCCGCTCGAGAACTATCGCCGCATGCTCGAACCGGAAGCTTCCGACATCGATCGCAAGCTCGCGCAGACGGCCTTCCGCGGCGACGTCAAACGCCACATCGAGGCGATCGCATCCAAATACATCGAGGAGGGCGTGACCTCGGACGGCGCGGTGATGTTCGTGCCGGCCGAGGCGGTGTTCGCAGAGATCCATGCCTGGCATCCCGGGCTGGTCGAATACGCACTGGAGCGCCGCGTGTGGGTGGTCTCGCCGACCACGCTGATGGCCGTGCTCAACACCGCGCGCGCCGTGCTCAAGGACGTGGAGACGCGCAAGCACATCCACGTCATCAAGGACGCGCTGGGCAAGCTGGCCAAGGATTTCCACCGCTTCGACGAACGCATGAACGCGCTCGCCCGCCACATCGACCAGGCCAACCGCGACGTGCAGGACGTGCAGGTGAGCTCACGCAAGATCAGCGCGCACTTCGAGAAGATCGAATCGACGCAACTCGACGAGTTGCCGCCAGTGGAAGAGGGCGTAGGTCGGGATGAGCCGTAGGCGAATTCCGACATCGACGGCCTTTACCCGCGCAACGCCCGGTGTCGCACCTCGCTGCGCTCGCCACGACCTACAACAGCCCGCCGGCCGCTAGCCGCCGATATACGACATCTCGATCTTGCGTTCCTTCGCGGTGTTCGCAGTGCGGATCTCGGAATAGCGGTCCGTGCGGCTCATCCACACGCGGGCGATGGCGTTGTCCAGATCGGCGTCGGATGCGCCGCCGCGCAGCAGCGCGCGCAGGTCGTGGCCGGACTGCGCGAACAGACAGGTGAAGAGCTTGCCCTCGGTCGACAGGCGGATGCGCGTACAGGTGGAGCAGAAGGCCTGGGTGACCGAGGAGATCACGCCGATCTCGCCGGCGCCATCGACATAGCGCCAGCGCTCGGCGACTTCACCGGTGTAGTTGGGGTCGGCCGACTCCAGCGGGAATTCGGCCGAGATGCGCTCGACGATCTCGCGCGAGGGCACGACCGCGCCCATCTCCCAGCCGTTGGAGCTGCCCACGTCCATGAACTCGATGAAGCGCACGATGTGGCCGCTGCCGCGAAAGTGGCGCGCCATGTCGACCACGCCGTCGTCGTTCTCGCCGCGCTTGACCACCATGTTGATCTTGATCGGGCCGAGGCCGGCCGCCGCCGCCGCGTCAATGCCTTCGAGCACCGATGCGACCGGAAAGTCCGCGTCGTTCATGCGCCGGAAGGTGGGGTCGTCGAGCGAATCGAGGCTGATCGTGACGCGATCCAGGCCTGCGTCCTTGAGGCGCTGCGCCATCCTCGGCAGCAGCACGCCGTTGGTGGTCAGCGTGATCTCGACGTCCGGGATGCGCGCGAGCTTCGCGATGAGCTGATCCACATTCTTGCGCAGCAGCGGCTCGCCGCCGGTGATGCGCAGCTTGCGCACCCCGCGTTCGGCGAACACGCGCGCGACGCGCTCGATCTCCTCGAAGCTGAGCAGCTCGTCGCGCGGCAGGAACTGGTAATCCTTGTCGAACACCGATCGCGGCATGCAGTAGGTGCAGCGGAAATTGCAGCGGTCGGTCACCGAGATGCGCAGATCGCGCACCTCGCGCCCGCGCGGGTCGGCCAGCGGGCCGCTCGCCGGGATCTCGCCCGGAGCTTCGGGCAGGGTGCTGAGGTCGGCGGCGCGGATGGGGATGATTTTCATCGGTTTCGCTTCGCATGGATAAGTGCGCATCGCAGCCGGTGGACCGCACGGATTCGCCGTCGTTTCAGCGATCTGCGCGCGTGCGCCGCCCGCGTGCAACAATGTGCATTGTACCGCCTGCGTGCGCCGAACGCGGCCGGCCCGCGGGCGGAATCACCGCAACCGAGGAACGACCCGAAATGACCGCTTCCACCGGCCTGCCGGCCGAGCGCCTGCGCACCCGCTGCGACCCCGAATCCCTGCCCTTCGAGACCACCGCGACGCTCGAGGACCTGCCCGACGATCTCGAGCAGGCACGCGCCGACGAGGCGCTGCGCTTCGGTCTGGCGATGACCCACTCCGGCTACAACGTCTATGTGCTGGGCGAGTCCGGCACCGGCCGTCACGCCATCGTCGGCCGCCTGCTCGCCGAGCTCGCGGCCAAGGGCGCCGTTCCGTCCGACCAGTGCTACGTCTACAACTTCGACGACCCGCAGCGCCCGCATCTGCTCGCGCTGCCGGCCGGCTGGGGCAACCAGTTGCGCCTCGACATGCAGACCTTCGTGCGCGATCTCGCGCCGGCCATCGATGCGGCGCTGTCGAGCGACGCCCACGAGAGCCGCATCGAGGCCCTGCAGGACGCGCACAAGGAGCGCGAGGAGGGCGCTCTGCAGGAGCTGGGAGAACAATGCGCGGCCGATGCCCTGGCCCTGCTGCGCACCCCCGAAGGTTTCGTCTTCGCGCCGACCAAGGACGGCGAGACGATGTCGCCGGAAGATTTCGACGCACTGCCCAAGGACGAACGCGAGCGGATCGAGACTGCGGTCGGGACGTGGAGCGAGCGCCTGGCCGACCTGCTCGAGGAATTCCCGGGCTGGCGCAAGGCGCTGCGCGAATCGATCTGCCGGGCCGAGCGCGATGCGCTGGCGCCGACCGTCGCCCATCTGTCGCGCGATCTGCGTGATCGTTACCGCGATATCCTGGCGGTGCAGGCCTTTCTCGACGCCGTGCACAAGGATCTGCTCGACAGCGGCATCGACTGGGGCAGCAGCGGCGACGAGGACGAGGGCGGCGACGACGACAACTCCGGGCGTTTCCAGCGCTATCTGGTCAAGCTGCTGGTCGATCACGCGGACACCCAGGGCGCGCCGGTGGTCTATGAAGACAACCCCGGCTTCGGCAACCTGATCGGGCGCATCGAGCACGTCGTGCACATGGGCAACCAGGTGACGAACTTCCAGATGATCCGCGCCGGCTCGCTGCATCGGGCCAACGGCGGCTATCTGATCCTCGACGCCGAGCGCCTGTTCGCCCAGCCCTGGGCCTGGGACGGGCTCAAGCGCTCGCTGCGCAGCGGCGAGATCCGCATCGAGCCGCCGGCCGAGGCGCAGGGCTGGAACGCGCCGGTCACGCTGGAGCCGCAGCCGGTGCCGTGCCGGCTCAAGGTCGTGCTCATCGGCAGTCGCGAGTTGTTCTACCTGCTCACCGACCATGACCCGGACTTCGCCGAACTGTTCAAGGTCGCGGCCGATTTCGACGACGAGATGCCGCGTACTCCGCAGAACGTCAATTACTACGCCCACCTGCTGGCGATGCTCGCGCGCAACGTCGGCCTGCTGCCGCTCGACCGCGAGGCCGTCGCGCGGCTGGTCGAACAGGGGGCACGCCTGGCCGAGGACGCCGGCCGACTCTCGCTATACACGCGCAAGCTCGCCGATCTGATGCGCGAGGCTGACCACTACGCGCGTGAGGCAGGCCTGGAACGTGTCGGCCGATTGCATATCGACCGCGCGATCGCCGCGCGGGCGCGCCGCTTCGGCCGCTATTCGCAGAACGTGCTCGAGTCCATCGTCGAGGGCTCGACGCTGATCTCGACCGACGGCCGGCGCTCGGGTCAGGTCAACGGTCTGGTGGTGGTCGAGCTGGCGGGAGAGCACTTCGGCCACCCGGTGCGCATCACCGCGACCGCGCGCCTGGGCGATGGCGAGGTGGTCGACATCGAGCGCGAAACGGAGCTGGGTGGCGCCATCCACACCAAGGGTGTGATGATCCTCACCGCCTTTCTGGCAGCGCGCTATGCGCGCAACCGGCCGCTTTCACTGAATGCGAGTCTGGTGTTCGAGCAGAGCTACGGCTATGTCGAGGGCGATTCGGCTTCGCTGGCCGAGCTGTGTGCGCTGCTCTCGGCGCTTGCCGACGTGCCGCTGCGCCAGGGGCTGGCAATCACCGGTTCCGTGAACCAGTTTGGCGAGGCGCAGGTGATCGGCGGCGTCAACGAGAAGATCGAGGGCTTCTTCGACCTGTGCGCGGTGCGCGGCCTGACCGGCGACCAGGGCGTGCTGATCCCGTCGGCCAGCGTGCGCCACCTGATGCTGCGCGAGGATGTGGTCGAGGCCGTACGGCGGGGCACTTTCCACGTCTACACCATCGACACCGTGGATGATGCGATGACCTTGCTCACCGGCATGCCGGCGGGTACGCCCGATGCCAAGGGCGCGATTCCCAAGGACACGATCAACCACCGCGTGGCCGTCGCGCTGGAGACGATGGCCACTGCGCAGAGTGCGTGGAGCAGTGGGCGCGGGGCCGCTGGCGCACGCCGTTCACGCCAGGTGGGGCACTGGCGTCAGGACGGCGAGTGAGCCGGGAGTGGATCAGCGACGGCGCTTGCCGCCGCCCGGGCGCGGGCCGGAGGTGCCGGGCGGGCGGCCGGGCAGGTGACGGAAGGTGATGCGACCCTTGCTCAGGTCGTAGGGCGACATCTCCAGCGAGACGTTGTCGCCGGCGATGATGCGGATGTGGAACTTGCGCATCTTGCCGCCGGAATAGGCGATCAGGTCGTGACCGTTGTCCAGCGTCACGCGATAGCGGCCGTCAGGCAGCACTTCGGTGACAGAGCCGTGCATTTCGATGAGTTCTTCCTTCGCCATTCATTGGCCTCCATAAAGGGTTGCGGCGAGAATCCGCCCTCCTGGGCGGATCGTGCGCCGGGCCGTCCGTCGGGGCGGACGACATCGGTACTTGCCGCCGCGCGTACGCGGGCTGCAAGCCTGCCATGCGGCTGCGAATGGGACGATAAGGCGCGCAGTCGTGCGGCGTTTCGCCCCGAAGGGCAGGCGCCGAACGCTTCACGACCAGAGGGTCGGATGTCCGGCGGACATGTGGCGGCGCGATCCCGGTGGATGCGCCCGCCGTCTTTCGGCGGGACCCGCGATGTCCTGCGGGGCTTCGACGGACTTGCCAAGGCAAGCGTGAGAGGCGGCGATGATAACAGATTCGCGGAACTGGCGCCAGAAGCGCCGGCCAGTGCGCAGGGGCGCGGCATGCAGCGGGCCGCCGCACTGCCAGGTTCGGCAACCGACCGTCAGAAGCGGTAGTTGAGGCCGACGCTCAGCACGTCGATGTCGGACTCGAAACCAGGCACCCGTGAATCGTCGCCGACGTCGAAATAGCGTTCGAATTCGGCACGCACCGCAAGGCCGTGGTCGAGCACGTATTCGACGCCCAGGCCGAGCTTGGGGACGGTTTCGCGAAAGCGTTCCCAGATGCGCGCGCTGGCGCGGAACTGCTCGGCTTCGACCGACGCGCCGAAGCTGCCCTTGGTGCGCACGCGTGCTACGCCGCCGCGCGCGATGAGGTTCCATCGCTGCGCCAGCGCAACGGTGCCGACCAGGTCGAGAAACAGTGCCTTGTGTTCGGCGCGGTAGCGCTCGCGAACGGCGATCTCGTCGTCGCTGGCATCGATGCCGCCCGCGAGGCGGCCCAGTTTGGCATAGCCCGCTTCCACGGCCAGCACCGAGTTGAAGCGGTACCCCAGCCAGACCTTGTGGACCGCGTCGGATTCGGAAAACCGCGTCGAGGCGGCGGCGCCCTCGTCGCGCGCTTCGCGCGCCCATCCGCGCACCGTGTCCTTGAAGCCGCCAGGCAACTCGCCGCGAGCCTGTCCCGCGGAGATGCCCATGTGAAAGCCACTGTCGGCCTGCGCAGCGCCGGCCAACATGATCACGGCCACGATGGCGATGAGCGTTCGAATCACGTCCTCCTCCTCCCTCCTGGTTGGTCCACAGCCTGCCCCACGGCCGGCCCGCGGGGCGCAGGCTAGCGCGCACGCCGACTGCGCGCAAGTCGGATCGCGGCTCCAGAACGGCAATGGGGCGAATCCGCGGGTTGCAGTGGACGATGTACCGAGGGGTCGTGTTTACGGCAGCGCACATGCCATCGCTGGAGCAAGCCGCGCCTTCAACGGTCGGATGCAGTCGGTGCAGGGGCGCACGCCAGCCAGTCGATGCGGTCGCAATGGGCGGCGGTGCACGTCTTGCCGTCGAGCAGCGTGCGCGTGGGCGGGGCATCGTAGCGAATCCGGTAGTCGACCGCCGGCCCCAGCCCACGGCTGGCGCAGAAGGCGTCTGCGGCCTCGAAGCCGCATCCGGCGCCCCACCGCGCACATGCGTCCAGTGCGGTGCCGTCGACGCGCGGTGCGTCGATGACGACCGCTTGCCGTGTTGGAGGTGCGTGCGTCGACAGCGGCGGCAAGGCTGCGGCCAGTTCGGTGCCGTCGACGATGACGTAGTCGCCACGTGCGAGCATCGCGGCGAAGCGCTCGCCATGGCCGATCAGGAACCGGTGGCCAGTCATGGGCCCGAGCGCATGGCGGTCGAGCAGCAAGGTAGGCCCATCGGATCGCACCGCTCGGAAGGGGCGTGGAAAGTCGCCTCCGAAACAACGCCCGTATTCGGGCGTGCCGTAGAGGAAGAGGCCCGCGTCGCGCCATGCGGGAGCGCCCGTTTGCCAGGTTTCGTGGCCGATGGTCTGCCGGAGCACGAAGACCTGGGTCCCGCGCTCGACGGTCCTCGGCAGGGTCAGGGCGAGTTCCGCGCCGTCCCCGTGCAGTGCGATCCCGTCCGTGCGCATGGGCGGGTCGGGCGTGAAGCCGCAGAACGGACGATTGAAGAAGACGATGTCGGTCTCACCCCGCCGATGTGCCTCGACGCTCTCGATCCACGCATGCCCGTCGCCGATTCCGACGACCGGGTGGAACAGCGCGAACACGATGCCGTTCGCGCCCACGATGGCCATGATTCCGAGCGCGACGGGAGCGCGTGCCCGGCGTCCGGCCGCCAGTGCGCCGAACAGCAGCGCTGCCGGCGCGAAGAAGTAGCGCGAGTTCGCGAACGCGGGCAACTGCGCGATCAGTTCCTTGCCGAGCATCGAGGCGAAGCTCAGCACGAGCAGCGTCGCCGAGGCGGTCAGCATCCAGCGGCCGCTGGCGTCGCTCCGTCGCCATGACCAGGTGTAGAGCCCGGCCAGCAGCGGCAGCGCGAGCACGAACCATGGCTGATGCGCCGCCGCGTAAGGAAAGCTGCGCAATGCGCAGCCGATGCAGACATTGTTGGCGACAAGCTGGAAGCCCGCGGCGAGTCCGAACAGATCGGGCGGGAACGACAGGGCGCGGGACGCACCGTCGCCGAGCAGCACCAGCACGGCGCCCGAGGACGCGAGCGCTGCGTAGATCGCCCAGATACCATGTCGCTCGATGACCGCGCGCAGGCCGAACAGCGGCGCGAGGAAGGCCGCGCCCGGGCCGGACAGGCCGGCCAGCGCCACGACCGCGGCATCGAGCGCGTGGCGGTGCAGGCCGGCCGGGCGTGTCGGTGCGGCGAGCACCAGCGCGGCGGCGATCATCAGCCAGAACTGGCCGTTGATGGAATTGAGCCAGGTCTCGGCCGACTGGATGACGACGATGGGCATGGCCAGCAGCATCGCCTGGCGGATGCGGTCGCCGTCGAAGAAGCGGTTGGCGATGACGATCCATGGCAGCAGCAGCTGGATCGCCAGGCTCACGGTCAGCCCGCCCCGGGGCGCGTGCAGCAGCGGCAGTTGCGCGGAGAGCCAGCCGGCCAGATTGGCGGGCAGGGACAGGTAGCCCAGGGGCATCGCCCACAGCGCCTCCCAAAAGCCCAGCTCGCGTCCCTGCAGGAAATACACCACGCCTTCCTCGGCCCAGAAGCGTGGCGTGACGAACAGCGCCGGCGCCTTCGCGACGGTGGCTGCGAGATACAGCGCGAACAGCAGCGCGGCAGAGCCGCGGGGCGAGAACTGCGGCGACTTCATCGCGTGACCGCGCCGGCCTCTCGACCGGTCAGCGGCAGCATGGCCGCGCCGATGGCCACCGCGAACCACAGCGTGGCGAGACGGATCAGCACCGTCGCGGCGACCGCGTCGGGTGTCGGCGCACCATGCCACACCAGCAGGCCGATCATCACCGCCTCGGCACCGCCCAGGCCGCCGGGCAGGAAGCTCAGCGCGCCCGAGAGCATCGCGATGGCGTAGACGAAGGCCGCGAATTCGAATCCCGCGTCGATGTCCAGCCAGCCCAGCAGCCACCAGAAGGCGAGTGCCTCGGCGCTCCACGCGACGAGGCTCAGTACGCTGGCCAGCGCGAGCAGGGCGGGACGGTGGCAGCGCTGCGCATC
It encodes:
- the rmuC gene encoding DNA recombination protein RmuC, translated to MPWMEWMRAHAPELTLAALAVVFVMLAWLALRGARAERRLTQRLVDTLDARFDELSDHWQAGQERQTDRLADRTEHASERVRATLDREVSALREAFHAFDAAMQARLAEQREQAAQRFAEAAGASAAAHERLRAELLDQVLTRLAEQARADRELLQGGLSGVSRTLDERLESIAGHVNQRLDEGFRKTNETFANVMARLATIDEAQKKIDGLTTSVVGLQDLLGDKRARGAFGEVQLEGLVRNLLPPDSYAFQYTLPNGTRADCVLHLPAPTGMVCVDAKFPLENYRRMLEPEASDIDRKLAQTAFRGDVKRHIEAIASKYIEEGVTSDGAVMFVPAEAVFAEIHAWHPGLVEYALERRVWVVSPTTLMAVLNTARAVLKDVETRKHIHVIKDALGKLAKDFHRFDERMNALARHIDQANRDVQDVQVSSRKISAHFEKIESTQLDELPPVEEGVGRDEP
- the moaA gene encoding GTP 3',8-cyclase MoaA, coding for MKIIPIRAADLSTLPEAPGEIPASGPLADPRGREVRDLRISVTDRCNFRCTYCMPRSVFDKDYQFLPRDELLSFEEIERVARVFAERGVRKLRITGGEPLLRKNVDQLIAKLARIPDVEITLTTNGVLLPRMAQRLKDAGLDRVTISLDSLDDPTFRRMNDADFPVASVLEGIDAAAAAGLGPIKINMVVKRGENDDGVVDMARHFRGSGHIVRFIEFMDVGSSNGWEMGAVVPSREIVERISAEFPLESADPNYTGEVAERWRYVDGAGEIGVISSVTQAFCSTCTRIRLSTEGKLFTCLFAQSGHDLRALLRGGASDADLDNAIARVWMSRTDRYSEIRTANTAKERKIEMSYIGG
- a CDS encoding Lon protease family protein — encoded protein: MTASTGLPAERLRTRCDPESLPFETTATLEDLPDDLEQARADEALRFGLAMTHSGYNVYVLGESGTGRHAIVGRLLAELAAKGAVPSDQCYVYNFDDPQRPHLLALPAGWGNQLRLDMQTFVRDLAPAIDAALSSDAHESRIEALQDAHKEREEGALQELGEQCAADALALLRTPEGFVFAPTKDGETMSPEDFDALPKDERERIETAVGTWSERLADLLEEFPGWRKALRESICRAERDALAPTVAHLSRDLRDRYRDILAVQAFLDAVHKDLLDSGIDWGSSGDEDEGGDDDNSGRFQRYLVKLLVDHADTQGAPVVYEDNPGFGNLIGRIEHVVHMGNQVTNFQMIRAGSLHRANGGYLILDAERLFAQPWAWDGLKRSLRSGEIRIEPPAEAQGWNAPVTLEPQPVPCRLKVVLIGSRELFYLLTDHDPDFAELFKVAADFDDEMPRTPQNVNYYAHLLAMLARNVGLLPLDREAVARLVEQGARLAEDAGRLSLYTRKLADLMREADHYAREAGLERVGRLHIDRAIAARARRFGRYSQNVLESIVEGSTLISTDGRRSGQVNGLVVVELAGEHFGHPVRITATARLGDGEVVDIERETELGGAIHTKGVMILTAFLAARYARNRPLSLNASLVFEQSYGYVEGDSASLAELCALLSALADVPLRQGLAITGSVNQFGEAQVIGGVNEKIEGFFDLCAVRGLTGDQGVLIPSASVRHLMLREDVVEAVRRGTFHVYTIDTVDDAMTLLTGMPAGTPDAKGAIPKDTINHRVAVALETMATAQSAWSSGRGAAGARRSRQVGHWRQDGE
- the infA gene encoding translation initiation factor IF-1, producing the protein MAKEELIEMHGSVTEVLPDGRYRVTLDNGHDLIAYSGGKMRKFHIRIIAGDNVSLEMSPYDLSKGRITFRHLPGRPPGTSGPRPGGGKRRR
- a CDS encoding outer membrane beta-barrel protein, producing the protein MIRTLIAIVAVIMLAGAAQADSGFHMGISAGQARGELPGGFKDTVRGWAREARDEGAAASTRFSESDAVHKVWLGYRFNSVLAVEAGYAKLGRLAGGIDASDDEIAVRERYRAEHKALFLDLVGTVALAQRWNLIARGGVARVRTKGSFGASVEAEQFRASARIWERFRETVPKLGLGVEYVLDHGLAVRAEFERYFDVGDDSRVPGFESDIDVLSVGLNYRF